In the Microplitis mediator isolate UGA2020A chromosome 5, iyMicMedi2.1, whole genome shotgun sequence genome, ttaaaaagtggggatACTGTCTGAGAGGGCCCTCAATTAATTGGTAAGTAAGTTTTGTTAATTCTTACTATGGTGGTTAATCcaataaacaaaacaaaaaggCATATTGCGCTGGCGTAAGAACTAATTAAGAATAATGTTCGCCTGCCAAAGTAGGACATGATACGAACAGATATCACAGccatcaaaatatttataatgccTGTCCCAAGAATTCCTAATTGAGCGGCAGTTGAGCCCAGTTGAGCAgctccaaatatttttttagaataataaaaaatagcatTGATTCCACTCAGTTGCTGTCCGAGTTGTACTGATGCTACTAAAAGTAATGGCAGTCTTACTGACGGGTCTCTGATAATACGACCAAAGGACCATGTGTCCAAAGTCGTGCGCATTGCAGCTTCTTTTTCAAGTGATCGCAATTCATTGTACAGCAAACTAGTGCTGACATGACGAATTCTCGCGAGTTCTGAAAGGCTAGAAAAATTACAGCTCCATTGCTAAATtgatttgataaatatttggaCGGATGTTAATATTTACTGACCCCTAGTTGCTTTTTCTTTTTCCCGCTTAATGATATATAAGTACTTTGGACTTTCcggtaaaatatataataaaattaaagaaataacaCAAAGTGGTGCGAAGGAAGCAAACATAATATGCCAAGTTTCTTTGGTACCAAGGACACTGTCTAGTCCAGCAACTTGACCCAAAAATACACCGACAGTTATTCCTAATTGACACAATACACCCACGGCTCCGCGCTGTGACAATGACGATATCTCCATCACGTAAATCGGCACTAATGTCGTGGCCATGCCTCCGGAAAATCCTGAATTAtaaacatatttaaataatgagtatcaggtgaatatattttcatttcactTGCCTACAAGAAGTCTTCCGAGAACAATCACTTCAACTGAATTCAATGTTGGCGCGAGGAGGAAACATACAGCCCCCAAAATACCAAAAACATTTCCCACTGCCAACGCGTTCCGTCTTCCATATTTATCAGCAATTATACTGGCAACAAGTGATCCGACGACACCaccgattaaaaatattgacactACAACTGACCAAGTGAAATTTAATCctttttctgtcaaatttaTGCCGTATCTTGTCTCAATACTTTCATTGCAAAATTCTCTGATAatctaaatgaataaaaaaacatcattTATTGGTAAAGTAACTAATGAGCAAATGATCTATCCTGATAGCCAAGCTAGCGGCAGCCTACTGCAGCAAACTGTCATCAAGTTTCCCGCAAAAATTGGCATTTCCACAATTTAATGGCAACTGGTCGCccactttctgagaaagttgatAGCAAAAGTTGACAGTCCATTAGGTGACGGAAAGCCGCCTTCAGTTTTCTCAGAGTTGTCGTCAACTTGATTGCAACTAATTGACACCAACTTACTGACCAGAAAGTCTTGCTatcagggtaaaaaaaaaaaagtgaatgaaatttatttacgtaCATCTGCAGGGTTATTTACAACCCCTATATTGAATCCTGCTGGAACAGCTGATCCAAGACAACCAACTGCTCCGCCTAGAATGAGCAGAGGTGTCCATTTACTTATTTCCGGGCCATCGTTTTCTttctaaatacaaaaataaacaaatcttCATATCTTTtacattatttgtaaatttaattatgtttttaaattaaatcagaGTTGCGCGATTGAGTTTATCACTAGATCAAATCCATTGAACTTGACCTCGATATTGTTGAGATCAGCAactcatattaattaatttaatatctcTGTGCTGAAGTTTCagtaaatattgaataaattaccTCGTCTGGTGACTCTCGTTTGTTCAAAAGAGTAAGAGATTTTGGTTTTTGAAGGCACAAATTCGTTGCTTCAGTgtctgttaattaattaattaatttcattataagTACTGTTCAAAAatgtgatactgaagttagcagacgtctgacagtttttgaatttttttaagaacgattaactataaaaaaaaatattttggaaaattgcacctatagtttattaaattttctacatgtgtatatttttagttttttttttgtaatttatttgttgaaaaaaaaaatctaaaaatttgtaactgtctgctaacttcaggatcgtttcaaaaatactaataaaacttaattgtttataaaatgtttaccTGTCATGATGATTGTTTGTCAgtataaaacataaataaccTATCAATGACAAAggaaaatataacttttccAATGGACTCTGGTAAATACGTTTACTACTtacttgataattattacaaagTTTGATAATAAGTATCTATGGAATGTCATGGAAATTATCGCACACCCTTAAGCGAAATGATAAAACCACAGACCAAAGGTTATctcaatttgaatttaaaaacaatgacACTTGACCtggctattaatttttaccacattatataattttttttattttcaaactgAGCACGCTGGTGTTCTTTACTTGGTTCCTGTCActgttcatttaattttttattattgtcgtATAATAAGTAGAGAAAATTATCTTTTATCAGTTTCTTTAAactctaattgttttaatggtaaatataatttacgaACAAAAAGAATGTGTCATGGTGTAGGATGTcatgtatttatttgattagaTAAAATTCTAATTTGTTGTTTTATATCTACAAATTGaaaggcaataaaaaaaattaatgtgcGTAAATACTGTGGACTAATGATGTCAATGCATgtggagcaagaaaaaaatgataatattgCGCGTTATCGCGCTATTAATAGAATTGCGGGAAAAATGTGAAACTTGAAAATTGCGCGCGGATTTTAATGCGCAATGactctgaagttagcagacagtttgaaattttcaaattttttttcaacaaatcgtttacaaaaaaaaaaaaccaataatatccgcatgtagaaaattaaaaaaactataggtgcaattttttttttataatttatcgtttttcaaaaaatttaaaaattattggcggctaacttcagtaccaAAAGGCGCATGCGCAAATGTAAAGTCGCGCTGTTGAGATACtggttagccgacgtctaaaagtttttggatttttttaaaaatgataaattataaaaaaataatatttggaaaaattggacttgtagttttttgaattttctacatgtacatatttttatattttatattttaacaattgatttgttgaaaaaaaaactaggaAACCTCGCCTACATCTGCGCAtgcgcgaaaaaaattttttttaagtaaatgaCCGCCAAATGTTTGGCTATTGATAACTAAAgtataatattcaaaaatataaatttacatttactgGATAATGGGgtttatacaaataattaaaaacatgttagttaacttatttatatttaattaaggCACTCTAATGTCgtgacaaaattatatatcacaaatattttaagtaGCTTCTCCAAGATCCAACcattcttatttttaaatgaaacaaGAACCAGCAGtaacataattaaaattacaattacaattacaattacaattaaaattatttattgagtaGGCATTTTTCTAATTAACTCTTAGTTTCATCCAGCCTAAATTCCTGTTGCCGTAATTGAAAATCAATTCGCATTAGCTACAAGTAATGAACAATAACTTCTTAAACTTATTTTGTTTTGCAATCAGCCTCTGAAGtaacatgagtgtgaatgtagcagatctcagacaaatttaaaattatcaataattagtctaaataattaataaaataaaatttttaaaaaatgcgcatttaaaaaattttcaaattaataagtgcattttttaaaaattatttactcagtttatttatccctgattaagaaaaatgatttgctCCATGTTAAGTGTACATCTATATATTAGtcgattcaaattgttttgaatcattccaaattattttttttcaacagggataattttaaatttgtctgacgtTCTGCTACATTCAAACTCATGAAGTAATTAGCGTGTAAGTAAACTATATacttaaagtaaaataaaaaaaatgtaattatcaACGCGTCATGTGCTTATTATCAGTGTGCATTGCTCAAGgtattttattagttaatcCCTTAGCACATTGATTTATTGTTTCTTATCTTATTCTTATCACCAGTATAATTTTGAAAGcctttaaatacttttatgcGCAGTAGTTTGGATTCTTATGATATTAACAAACgtattgatgtaaaaaataaattttaaaaataaaattattgtactgGTGTTACACCGGTGTCTCTGGACTGTCCCACTCTTCGGCATTTTGTCGTGACAAAGATCTAGCGTCTGCTGACTCATGGATAACAAGACTCATAGAATCGCAGTACTGGATGTCAATAGCATGTTCTCCAGTTTGCGGGAGACTTTTCATAGAAAGAGGCGACTGGTCACTCTCAGGACTCAACGCGTGGGTGAAAACACTGTCGGACTGTGTGTGCGAGGGTGTAGAAAGTTCCGACACCAGAGGTGTCGACTCATCGTCGCTTTCACATGCGTGCAGTGACGGGCTAGATGATGTGCCAATCAATCGATCCTTtagttttgttaatttatctaaatttgTCGGAACAGTCggtactattatttttatttcatcggTTATTGTGGGTGTCGAGTGTCGGAGATTGTTTCCCAGCAGCGCGGATGACGGAATTTGTTTGGCTGGGACCTCATTCTTGGTGGGATACTCGTCAGTGGACTTTGAGCGATAAGCAGGTCGCGGTGAGGCTGTCGGTGAAATTCGCAGTGAAGTTGGACGGGCGGCAGTGCTGGTTGGTGGCTTCTTCTTCACGCGATTGTTGTAAGAATAAGTTGACCTGGTGCTTCGTTGAGAGGTGACACTTCGCTGTGAACTTGATCGATGCAATTGGGTCGTCGAACCCTGAGAACTGTCGTCTGAGCTTTCGGGCTCGTCGGGTACGGGGACCCAGTGGTAAATAGGAGACGGTTGCAGCAGGACGTAGTCTGTGTCGGGGGCTGTGGTGACACTGACTGACCGTGCTCGCCCACctagaaaataattctccaataaaatttttttccactctgtatatttataactatTCTACGTgtaatggtttttttttttcaagtgtttAATTAACTAGCATTGTCTGTAATAAGCTACCGAGTAATCTCGCTACGGTGTCTGATAAGACCTACCCTGAcatctgtaaaaattaataaagcaCAAGcgttacttatatatatttatataaataatctaataagcacacaaatttttaaataaaaccaaataaaatcatacaaattaattattatttttttttttttatgtaaccgTTTATTGCCATCAATAAAGTTTAACAATATCCAATAATGTAACTGATGATGCAGAAAATTATGACTAATCTAATAATCATTGCTGgtgtaataacaaaaataaagtaatgagatccatttatttattttctgcatcgattttaaaataatgaaattattatttaaccgGCAATAGCCGCATACTTCTTATCACAGTTTTACATCAactttacactgtaaaaaatcaggaCTGATTTGAATTCGAATTAATTCGGTCACTCagagtttttaaaaagacTACTCCAAGTACGGAGTgatctagattttatttaaatccacattCACTCAGATCTAGAGTTTTACTATCGAAATAAACTCTCCTTCGGAGTTAATTTCACTCgggggattaaataaaaaaacagtcatctgctcccttcactccgaatttactcccaCATTCTTTACAGTATTAACtctatctatttatttattaaattttttttttcataacaaaGTCATACgaacgtttatttattttttttatccattacTTCACAGTATAATGTACAAGTAATTTTCCAATAGGATTTTATCGACGTGTCCACGCCCATTTAttcataagtaaaaataatataataattatttttaatttttataatctttgaggtaacaatgataatgataataataatagtaagtAAGTAAACTGAGTGACAacacgtgaaaaaaaaatatttacaaaagttgaTTTAtactacaataattatttaatgctcATTATCAATTCACACGTCTTAATACTTATAAAACTAATActataattgtttatatttattttgattggagaagagtaaaatataatcaaaCATTTGATTAATTAGCCTCAGACATAGtcatcagtaaataatttaaataaatgatatttatattctttAAGATCTAGGTTTTGATTTTGATTAAATGCTTTGTGTACaagcaattatttatttaaatatatataaaaatatcagcCGCAAAATAAGCAATTTGAGAGACAATCAACGGAAGCTAATGTGAGCTGGCTGGTTCGCTATTTAATTGTGATATTATCGCATGATCTGACTAGAAGTGTGTGGCATAGTCGTTGTTGATGTCAGGGCTTTGGTCAGACTTCGGTGGTTCTTCGACTATAACCATAGGCAGTGAAAGTGGAAGAGAAGTAGGCTCACCTGGAAGTGAGTCTGGTGGTGGCACTACGCTGGGCGATGGTACGTTCAGTACATCCTCACACGCTTCTTCATTCAAAGTTTGAAGGGCTCCGCAAATCATCTGCTCTTCTAGAGTCACCTATTACGCCAAATACTTTTATGACATgcgtattattaaaatatttatgtaaatttcatttatttaaacgtaATTTCATGCATTATGGAAacttattattgaaaataatttatttaaattacaaaattataaattagagGATGAgggtgatatttttttttttttacctgaaACTGGTTCCgcaataaatgtaaatgtgCGCATGACAAATAGTGGGAATGAATGAAAaactcatattttatttattcaaattgttattttctttttaatttttaaattcttaccTGCTTTTCCATAATCGAGTGTTTTGTAGAATCGCGTCTTGGTGGTCCATCTGTTCGGCTGATAGATTTTTCTTTATCTACATGCGTGAGAACTCTCGGGTTATTAACTTGAGTTTCTCtgacatctataaatatttattatacttataaataattttcacattaagtataatttcttaaaaatatttttataccttTGCGATTTATTTCCGGCTGGACTGTAAAACGGACACTACGCGGACCTTCTTCACAGGTTGTAAATGACGTTCGTTCTTGCTCGCGTAATGACACAATTACCATACGGAATAATTCCCAATCACCGAATGTCATTTTGAGTACCtgaagttaaaataaaaatgataaatcataattataatcattaataagataaaaaaactcAGTACCTGATCAgagaactagtactcgatcactccgtgtatatgtaaatttatatttagtcaaatttagtacatatagatatacaaatccATGAAAtaatcgggtactagttccctgatcggatACTGGGTCtcatcttaattttttatttttcgtctaaggcaagagacccagtacctgatcgggtactgggtcttttatcttaaatattaaaatattttacctcCTTCAATTCAGCCAAATCACAGTGCAACAAAACTTTGCCCGTGATATTATTTTCtctaacaatatttttataagactCAATATTATTTGGATTTAGTTCATCAACTTTAGACAAGAGATCACAAACACTATTAACAGACAAACTCGATAATTTTAACTCAAGAATGTCCGTGGGCAAAGTTGTAGTAGCagataatgatttatttatcagCTCGACCGGCGGCATCGACATCCAGGGGGTTTGAGTCCAGTCATAAGCCATCGTAGGAACTTGCCAGGGTATTATAGGAGCTGGAGGAGGATACACTGATCCCTGTAAGCTTGGGGTCTTAGTGAGCTTAGCATGACGATTAGATAAATTAGTCCTATTTCCCCAGGGCGGTTCTATGACACTTTTCTGCCACGGATTTTTGTACATCGCCATACTTCCGTCATCCTCCATGCTCTGCTgttcttcttttatttttttcttaatatacGGATCAAGATTTATCGTAAACGGCAGGAATATTTTCATGTCACTGACAAGGAGATCGTTACGATGAACGCCAAGAAATGCGTCGAGTTTACGCTCATCTCTGTCTATTTCCAGAAGCGGTTGAACTTCTTTCAGCGTTGGTATTTGCGGCCGCACTCTGTAATCAGCAAATTATTACGCTGgatatttaatttcttgttatttatttcaaactaaataaatttaattgcttACTTATCATATACAACTTTCAGAGGCGTTGTGTCATCACACTCGTCACCTTTGTCATAATGATGAATAATCCAGGATGTGCGGAAAGGCCATTGTTCGGTAATATTGATCCAGCTGGCTAAATGATACCAGTTGAAATCAATTTGGAATGCTTTCAATAATCTTCCTGTGTACACAAAGAATTGATTAATACATCAAACAACCCATAAACtgaatcaatattaatttacatatACAAGAGagggtaaaataataattacctgtAACATAGACAACATTCATCAGACGTCTCATACTACGCGGGTTAACGTCACTGAAGTAATCATCAGTAAGCAGCATTTTGTTTAAATCTTGGGCGCCACCCAAACGATTCAAGTTGCTGCCGATGCTGCTGGCAATTGACTCGCTCAGTCTCATTTTTCTGCTGCCTTTACGACTCggtggttttaatttttcattgctATTCATGACACTTGACTCGGTGCTCAGACGTCTGTTTGATACCGGATGATGTATCGAACTTGTGGTCGCGTAATTAACGCTCTCCTCGGTCTCATACCAGGTCCCCTTTTTGTAAAGCTGCGCAGTCTGTTGTGCAATTTTGACCTTACGCAGTCCGCTGTTCTGTAGATAGAAAGGCACATGGACCATATTCCGTAAATAATCATGACCTCCGATATTAGATTCGGTAAACAGTCGCCGGCTGTTAACTTCCACGGCTTTTGAAATAATGTGGGGGTCTATCGCGAGGATTATAATAAACGGGCAGCCGTTGTCGAGAAAAAGTGCTTGCATTGCGTCAAGAACGAGCAGCACTTTGTCTTGCTCGCAGCTGTCTAGTCCATCAACTATTAATACGAGTCTACTTTGTTGAGCGGTAAAACTATCCAGGCACTTGACCATTTCAATCATCAAAGTAACTTCGTACTTCAGCGTCTGTATAAATCCTTCGCTCTTTAGTGTGTCCAACTTGGCGATACTCCTTTGCAAATGTCGTCTTTGCGAGAATATCAATGCCCTGAATGTTCGGCTCCATGTGTACAAATTGGCAATGACATTGAAGGCTAGTAGCAGCGCCACAGTTATCATAATAATGTGGGCTGTGAATGGTTTTATAGTTTCGATATTATTGTAACTATCGACAAAGTATATGGTGACTACTGAGACCCCAACGACGAGGCTGAAGAAGCAGAATTCAAATATAACAATGTAGGGTAAGCAGCACAGATGCCTCCACCTCCAATTGCTGGTTGATTTAACTGGCTTAGGTCTGAAGGCTCGATACAGCCGAGTAACAAGTGATCCAAAGTCATTTTCAATAGAATCATACAGTGAACCAACCATTTGTACAACGGCATTCTCGCCGGCAGCTGTTGTTCCCACTCGTGTTTGAtcagtgaaataaaatttaattggctGTATTGTTAGGCCATCATTTGTCTGGCTACCAGGAGGATGACAAAATATTACTTGGAGCAATAGTCTTAACGAATTGAGCTTGGTCGTCAAACCAACGTTGAACTTATACGGCCAACGCCAATCGTAATGATTGTTTGAGTACCACGTGAGTCCCAGCACTGTGTAAACTAGAGTAAGTGTCGATACGCCCACTATAATACCGATGATCCACGACATCAAAGCTAAGCCTACAGTAACTCCAACGAGTACAGAGACATGAATTGTGACGATTAATAGCAGTGTTGAGAATTGGAACGCAGGATCGATCCACTGCTTGGCAAAGTTTTTCATCTCTTCGCGTAACTTGTTTAGCAAAAAAGACTTTCCTGATCCCCATTTCGCGTACAGCCCTACGGTGATCGGTGTCGAGAGAGAGGGCTCGCTGAGAATATCTGCCAGAGCACTGCTGTATAAGTCGTATCCGAGCATATTTTCGTTGTCCTCATTAGTGTTGAGCCGACGGGCGCCGAAAACTTGCCCTAAAATAGTCTTTGGATGCTTCAAGTCAATATTATAAGGCGTCTCGCCTTGTCTATTGGGACGATAGAGCAGCTGGCTATTTTTTGGATTCCTTAAAAGTATTTCAACAATTGCTTTTGAACGGGCTCGCATTGCAATATGCAGCACCGTGTCTCCTTTATTATCCGTAGCATGAACTTTGGCATTTTTATCTAATAATAATTGGACTATATCACCATTACGTGATCTTACAGCGCGTAATAACGGCGTGTCACCATCTTTTGTTGCTATTTCGAGATCAGGATTTGCTtgtaatagtaattttaatatcgaTATATTACCTTTTTCCACGGCAATGTACGTAGCAGTCTTTCTATCTTTACCAGCAATATTTACGTCAAcgtgtttttttaaaagcgcATCGACGACATTACGATGGCCATTTTTAACAGCGTGAATTAAATTTGTGTCGCCAGCACGGTCTTGGATATTAATGTACGCACCGGCATTGAGCAGAGCGGAGACTATCTCGTGATAACCTTCGCGAGAGGCTATTGCTAGTGCTGTGTACCCGTCTTTATCAAGTGCATTTACATTCGGTTTGTACTCCAACAGCAGCGTGATCACATCAACATAATTGCCGATAGCTGCGACAATGAGTGCCGTCCATGAATACATACCAGCTGTATCAACATTTGCTCCAGCTCTCAACAGAGTGTCGACTATTTCAAGGCTGCCTTTTCTCGCTGCCCAAATCAGCGCAGTTGTCCCGTACTTATCACCGACGTTAACTTTAGCACCGTTGACAATAAGCTCCTTGACTATTTCAGTGTGTCCTCGTCCTGCTGCCCACAGCAATGATGATATGTGATAATTTCCGTGAGCATTTACATCAGCACCCCGTGTTAGGAGCAACGTTACCGTGGACGTGTGGCCTTTGTATGAAGCCCACATGAGAGCGGTCCACCCTCCCAAGTCTCTGTGCTCGAGATCCGCTCCATGCTCCAGCAGTTCCAAGCACACGTCCGTATGTCCTTCTTTCGCTGCGCACAAAAGTGCTGTCCAGTTGTCGGCATCTTCGGCATTGACATCCGCCCCATGATTGATGAGCTCGCGGACGAATTGGATTTTACCTTTCGACGCTGAGAGGATGAGAGCTGTACTGCCATTCTGGTTTAAAAATACACCAATTAATCATtccattgaaattaatttcttttttattattttcttgttttataaaaaatatatatattaataatatctaCCTCATCACGGTCATCAATGGGCACTCTTTTATTCTCAAGAAAGTTTCTAAGAGCGATGAGGTTGTCCTCGGTGATGTAAGTGGCAAGGGGCCGGTAGCACAGCGACACCATCGAGTCCGACCGGTGGAGAGTctgtggaaataaaaaataaaaagctcacagttaaaaaattgtaaaatatttatttgaatttttttatttccataaaataaatagcaCACGGCGTTATCAAGGCACACAATATTAATGAGCTagccattaaaaattaagaaaaataaataaatgtaagcTGATAGATGTATCGTTGGTCGTTTTCGTAGTCGTAactttttgtatttttgaaaattaaaccTTACGCTCTGTGATGTTGCCGTAAAGTCGTACAGCGAGGACACGCTGTTCATCCAGGATATTATTGAGAGTTGCATTTTCTCGACTACTATTTTCCGTTACACGTCTCAACTACAACTGTCTGACTCTTCGACTgggattatttttcacaactCGCTACTCCATGAGGTAGCAAGTAACCGAGTACTTATACAGCGAGTAAAATTGAGAAAGACTTtgatttaagtttttttattccttttatGTCACTTAcgacattaataaatatatataaatatatacaagcaAGTGTATTTAGCCTATTTGAATGTATATGGAATATCACCAACAAAGTAACGTTGACTACTATGTATTTAACTACTGTAATAATTCGTCGTGTCAGCAACTGTTGATGGAGATAAGACAATTTGGTTGCTTTTACTTGTAGACTGAAGGTGAACAAGCGAGTGATATCAGGTTTAGCTATTCATTTTTCATATCTAAAAATATCtatcaatttttcatatatttttcctTTTACTATTATACTAATTACACTTGATAGCCACATTAAATTGTTACACAGCCACACTTAAGTTAatgattacaaatatatatatatatatatatatttatgtgtatgactgatacgaaaaaaaaagacatttttttttccaaaaactatacacagaaaaaaagaatttcttggcgtaaGAATTATTTCGCCGAATGacttgaagacaaaaattttcttcggactcacctcaaaaatttttttttgcttcaaaaagtttttttctcgacccaagaaaatttttccttccAATTTAgagtgcaaaaaatttcttaggacgagtaaaaatttttcgcgccaaaaaatctttttttttgtgtacggaaaatatttttcgaggTGACggaaaaaatagtcaattttttaaaatcagtctaatgtatatataaatataaataacataaatcTCATGCAATGACATTTATCAAAGGTCTGATGtctgttgtttttatttagaaaaataaaatattaattatatgaaataataaataaaaataaaaagtagcAATCAAATGATTTCGTTGGTTAATAGCCCGGACTAACCGTCTGCGAGTGACGTCTAATGCCGATGCTGAACTTGCGACCGGGTCCGTCGCCGGTGAATGTGATTGTCGGTACAGGAATATGTGgaaaatgataatgatgatgattgCTGTTATGAGAACGTAATTCCTCGGCTTCGCCGGTTCCTGATATGAAATTTGACCAAGAATGCGGCTGAGGCATATGAAGACGCAGCAATGGCAGTCGTGATTTTCTTCTGGACGAAAGTAAACCTGAAGCTGCGGCGACTTCATCAGGACCCATGTCGTCACTGATAGTTGTGCAAATTGAATTTCTTGACTGGGTTGCACTGTGAAATTGTCTTTCAGGGTCTTTAGTTATAAAATTACGGGGCACTTGGGAAGAAACGCCGATAAGACTCGTTGCGATACTGGAACTAATGGCCATATTAGTGATGCTAGATTTTcgcttattatttctaattcCTATCATAGCTTCGCAATCCTCTTGTTCCACTTGACTGTTCATATTCAAATTATCTGACGGGCATTCCGTCGTAGCtgaattttttgaagaaaTCGGAAGCTCAGAAGTGGGCTCACGAACTGAAAATTCTTCGAAATCCGGAACTTGAAGTGTCGATACTTCAGAATCtccattattttttgatacttTATTGTCAAGTGGAAGAGCTAGTCGGCTCAGTTTAATgtctttatcttttatttcaagAGACGTGTGTCCAATTTTCAATGATTTAGCGTTGAGTTGAACCAAAGAGTTGAAACAAGTCTTTTCTTCTTTCTCCGTCTCCTTACTCTCTTTGTTATTTCTAGTCTGGTCTTCATTGTCATCGATGTCAATGCGGTAAACTGAGCACGCAATCTTGACCTCTCTGCTAGAGTTGTCAGCCTTCCGCATGGCATCCTTCGATTCAGCTTATCATTA is a window encoding:
- the LOC130668949 gene encoding kinase D-interacting substrate of 220 kDa B isoform X4, translating into MSHLIKKKNRSSNVKIYRQVSLQPDYRKNQFFFFKERSHDTAHRLHETLHRSDSMVSLCYRPLATYITEDNLIALRNFLENKRVPIDDRDENGSTALILSASKGKIQFVRELINHGADVNAEDADNWTALLCAAKEGHTDVCLELLEHGADLEHRDLGGWTALMWASYKGHTSTVTLLLTRGADVNAHGNYHISSLLWAAGRGHTEIVKELIVNGAKVNVGDKYGTTALIWAARKGSLEIVDTLLRAGANVDTAGMYSWTALIVAAIGNYVDVITLLLEYKPNVNALDKDGYTALAIASREGYHEIVSALLNAGAYINIQDRAGDTNLIHAVKNGHRNVVDALLKKHVDVNIAGKDRKTATYIAVEKGNISILKLLLQANPDLEIATKDGDTPLLRAVRSRNGDIVQLLLDKNAKVHATDNKGDTVLHIAMRARSKAIVEILLRNPKNSQLLYRPNRQGETPYNIDLKHPKTILGQVFGARRLNTNEDNENMLGYDLYSSALADILSEPSLSTPITVGLYAKWGSGKSFLLNKLREEMKNFAKQWIDPAFQFSTLLLIVTIHVSVLVGVTVGLALMSWIIGIIVGVSTLTLVYTVLGLTWYSNNHYDWRWPYKFNVGLTTKLNSLRLLLQVIFCHPPGSQTNDGLTIQPIKFYFTDQTRVGTTAAGENAVVQMVGSLYDSIENDFGSLVTRLYRAFRPKPVKSTSNWRWRHLCCLPYIVIFEFCFFSLVVGVSVVTIYFVDSYNNIETIKPFTAHIIMITVALLLAFNVIANLYTWSRTFRALIFSQRRHLQRSIAKLDTLKSEGFIQTLKYEVTLMIEMVKCLDSFTAQQSRLVLIVDGLDSCEQDKVLLVLDAMQALFLDNGCPFIIILAIDPHIISKAVEVNSRRLFTESNIGGHDYLRNMVHVPFYLQNSGLRKVKIAQQTAQLYKKGTWYETEESVNYATTSSIHHPVSNRRLSTESSVMNSNEKLKPPSRKGSRKMRLSESIASSIGSNLNRLGGAQDLNKMLLTDDYFSDVNPRSMRRLMNVVYVTGRLLKAFQIDFNWYHLASWINITEQWPFRTSWIIHHYDKGDECDDTTPLKVVYDKVRPQIPTLKEVQPLLEIDRDERKLDAFLGVHRNDLLVSDMKIFLPFTINLDPYIKKKIKEEQQSMEDDGSMAMYKNPWQKSVIEPPWGNRTNLSNRHAKLTKTPSLQGSVYPPPAPIIPWQVPTMAYDWTQTPWMSMPPVELINKSLSATTTLPTDILELKLSSLSVNSVCDLLSKVDELNPNNIESYKNIVRENNITGKVLLHCDLAELKEVLKMTFGDWELFRMVIVSLREQERTSFTTCEEGPRSVRFTVQPEINRKDVRETQVNNPRVLTHVDKEKSISRTDGPPRRDSTKHSIMEKQVTLEEQMICGALQTLNEEACEDVLNVPSPSVVPPPDSLPGGRARSVSVTTAPDTDYVLLQPSPIYHWVPVPDEPESSDDSSQGSTTQLHRSSSQRSVTSQRSTRSTYSYNNRVKKKPPTSTAARPTSLRISPTASPRPAYRSKSTDEYPTKNEVPAKQIPSSALLGNNLRHSTPTITDEIKIIVPTVPTNLDKLTKLKDRLIGTSSSPSLHACESDDESTPLVSELSTPSHTQSDSVFTHALSPESDQSPLSMKSLPQTGEHAIDIQYCDSMSLVIHESADARSLSRQNAEEWDSPETPV